Proteins from one Deltaproteobacteria bacterium genomic window:
- a CDS encoding GIY-YIG nuclease family protein encodes MDKQFCVYILASKRNGTLYIGVTSQLATRVWQHKSKVVEGFS; translated from the coding sequence ATGGACAAGCAGTTCTGCGTTTACATCCTGGCCAGCAAACGGAACGGCACGCTGTACATTGGGGTGACCTCACAGCTGGCAACGCGGGTGTGGCAGCATAAGAGCAAGGTAGTGGAGGGTTTTTCGG